The genomic segment AGTGGAGGTAACGGGCAGGCTGCCCGTTGTACGTACGCCGGACAAAAAGCCCGGCCCTTCGGTGTGTGAGTATGCATTTCATTCAAGAATGGAAATTTCATATCTCTGTTGTGTATACAGACGAACACTTTTTATGTGCGCAGATTACTGGTTTGCAGAGAAATTCTTTTTTTGGATAAAATTTCACATTGATTATCAGTTCAGTAAATTTTACAGCTGGAAGCGCTTTTTTAACTTTGTACAGTCGATTCCATTTTTAATTCAAAAAGTAGGATTGTCTTCTCATGATCGTTTCTATCTTGATAATAATTTGTTATCGTATGTAACGGAATACATTAATAAACAATTAAACCACTGCCACAAATGTTTTTCAATATTTCATGTTGTTGCTGTTTCGCAGAAAAGAGATGCGATTTGTAATGATCTGGTAGTGGGATAGTAACTATTTTTATTGATGAGTATTTAGAAACCCGCTGCCTGAAACGCAAGTGGGTTTTTTTGTGTCTTGAAATTTCGGTCAAGACGGCAAAATTTTAAAAATGAAAGGATGACAATACAAGAAAAAAGGATTCTTGCAAAAGATTCGGTTGATATCGGAGTTGATGACCTGCAACGATTGAACAGCAGATTTGAATATGAATCAGTTGAGGATCTGCTTATTTGGGTTTCAGAGACGTTTGGGAATGAGGCTGTATTGGGGACAGGATTTGGTCCTTCGGGTATGGTTTTGATTCATAAAATCACTCAGCTGGATCTCGATATTAAAGCCTTTTGTCTTGACACAAACTTGCTTTTTGAAGAGACCTATAACTTATGGAACAAAGTTGAGAAGAGATTCAATATTAATGTAGAATCCGTATCACCTATTCTAACTCTTGAGGGGCAGGCAAAATTACACGAAGAAAAACTTTGGGAAACCAATCCTGACCAATGCTGTTATTTGCGCAAAGTATTGCCGCTTCAAAAATACCTGAGTAACAAACGTGCGTGGATAACAGGGTTACGCCGTTCCCAATCTCAAATGAGAAAAGATGTAGAAAAA from the Balneolaceae bacterium genome contains:
- a CDS encoding phosphoadenylyl-sulfate reductase: MTIQEKRILAKDSVDIGVDDLQRLNSRFEYESVEDLLIWVSETFGNEAVLGTGFGPSGMVLIHKITQLDLDIKAFCLDTNLLFEETYNLWNKVEKRFNINVESVSPILTLEGQAKLHEEKLWETNPDQCCYLRKVLPLQKYLSNKRAWITGLRRSQSQMRKDVEKIEWDSSNKVFKLNPLANWSQEKIWEYIKEQDLPYNPLHDEGYPSIGCIPCTEPATGESERSGRWKNLEKTECGIHLPNLNKDK